In Gossypium raimondii isolate GPD5lz chromosome 12, ASM2569854v1, whole genome shotgun sequence, a single window of DNA contains:
- the LOC105764131 gene encoding uncharacterized protein LOC105764131 → MGEALGSSTAIDSSNIGFQLLKKHGWKEGSGLGVSEQGRLEPVQAYVKNNKKGLGAEKKRKTPKPSDPPDSKPKNDEEQKTTKKTKALSKRMRKMQEREKQMQEKEFERAFFREFWPDNV, encoded by the exons ATGGGAGAGGCGTTGGGTTCATCAACCGCCATTGATTCCTCCAATATCGGCTTCCAG CTATTGAAGAAGCATGGATGGAAAGAAGGCAGTGGTCTTGGTGTTTCTGAGCAG gGTAGATTAGAACCCGTACAGGCATATGTGAAGAACAATAAGAAAGGCCTTGGAgcagagaagaagagaaagacaCCAAAGCCCAGTGATCCTCCTGATTCCAAGCCTAAAAATGATGAG GAACAGAAAACAACAAAGAAGACCAAGGCACTTTCCAAAAGGATGCGGAAGATGCAAGAACGCGAAAAGCAAATGCAAGAGAAGGAATTTGAGCGTGCATTTTTTAGGGAGTTTTGGCCCGATAATGTTTGA
- the LOC105764129 gene encoding protein-S-isoprenylcysteine O-methyltransferase B, giving the protein MPFINHLWEYVVTPLSVLQMPSSISFAEILSYTACRQLSQMFLAVVFFHSSEYILAVAIHGRSNVTLKSLLISKNYLLAMIFSLLEYIVEIVLFPGLKEHWWISDTGLALVVIGEFTRKLAIITAGRAFTHLIKVYHDEHHLLITHGIYRFVRHPGYSGFFIWSVGTQIMLCNPISTVGFAIVVWKFFAERIPHEEYFLKRFFGSEYEEYAHRVPSGVPFVK; this is encoded by the exons ATGCCATTCATAAATCATCTCTGGGAATATGTTGTGACTCCACTTTCGGTGCTGCAAATGCCTAGCTCTATATCTTTTGCAG AAATTTTAAGTTATACGGCTTGCAGACAGTTATCTCAGATGTTCTTGGCCGTTGTCTTCTTTCATAGTTCAGAATACATACTGGCAGTTGCCATTCATGGGAGATCAAATGTGACTCTCAAGTCACTTCTAATCAGCAAAAATTATCTCCTTGCAATGATCTTTTCTTTGCTGGAGTACATCGTTGAAATTGTTCTATTTCCCGGGTTGAAAGAACACTGGTGGATAAGTGACACAGGTCTTGCATTGGTGGTAATAGGGGAGTTTACACGAAAATTGGCTATAATAACTGCTGGTCGAGCCTTCACGCATCTTATCAAGGTTTACCACGACGAGCATCATCTATTAATTACTCACGGCATCTATAGATTCGTCCGTCATCCCGGGTACTCTGGTTTCTTCATTTGGTCAGTTGGCACTCAAATAATGCTTTGTAATCCCATATCCACAGTTGGTTTTGCAATTGTTGTTTGGAAATTCTTTGCTGAAAGAATACCTCATGAAGAGTATTTCTTAAAGCGATTCTTTGGGTCGGAGTATGAGGAGTATGCACATCGAGTACCTTCAGGGGTGCCATTTGTAAAATGA